A region of the Bos mutus isolate GX-2022 chromosome 18, NWIPB_WYAK_1.1, whole genome shotgun sequence genome:
GGTTAGTAACTCCAGCTTACCATTTTTCTCACGTAAGCCCCAAAGTATGGATGACTCAAGCACTTATATTACTGGAAGTAATGATCAAGAAAGGATTTCTAGGTCAAAGCTTGAGTTACAAAAGAACATGAGTGGCCTCGAATCGGATGACATTTCAACTCTAACACTCCTTACTGACAACACTTCAAATCACACCACAAAAAAGTCTGCCTCTCTTCACCTTCCCCAAAGGGCATGAGCTAACACACCTCAAAGTGGTCACCATAGCTTTCCAATTGGAGGCCAGAAAtttggaggccaaaaaattaTGGAAGGTAGGCTGGAGACTGAGCCATGTCCATCTCTGCCTTCCCCAATCTTGTAGGATGCATCAGTGAGCTCAACAGTAAAATTACAGTTAGCTAGAAACATGTGAATGTGAAGCAGAACAGCAGAACTGTTACACTTGAAGGAGGGGGACTATCCATAGAAACAGGCTCTTTCAAAGGCGATCCCTGGTCATTTTTGGTCCGGGAGACAGATGCTCACCTATTAGTAGGCACAGTTATAGCCACTATTAGATTCACAACCGTGTGAAGGTTTCTTAGGACCTCACCTAGTTGAATGTTTAAAATTGCTCAGTTGCTCTCGGTCTAAATAGGAAGCCTATTTTCTCAAGCCTAAATAGGAAGAATATAGGATGTATCTTTCACGTCACCCAATATTTAGGAGACTAGCTCTGTCATCAGTACCATAAAGATGCACAACTAACCAAAAGTTCATTTCTATCTATGAAAAACATAACTAGCAATCTATTTTAGTAGCTGCATCTTATAAGACTTCCTTTACATTAAACCTACAATCAACCGTTTATAATAAGGCATACACAATGTACTATTAAGAAATAACAAGGCCAATTCTTTTgccttaagaatttttttttattccctcaAATTTGATCCTAATTTAACTGTGCTTTTAGGATTCTTAAATTTGGTATTTTTCTCTTAGGCTGACAAAATCTAATTCTgattattccaaaatatttttgaaaaggctttatgtcactttttaaaaccaAACTTTCATCTCATTGGCTATAACTCCACATTAATTGAAATAACAAACTTTATAATCCAAGAGTTCAAAACCTAACAGACCCACTTTTAGAAACTTCCTTCACAGATCACCATTTCAccacagccataaaaataattaagacaCATAATTTCACAAGAGCACAGATAATGAATACTTCCCttattggggggggggggtgtttaATTGAGCCCTGGACCTCTTTTTATACCAACTCCCAGGTCAATCTTAACAGTTTCCTGTATGGTTAACGTCTGTTGCTTGTGAAATAAGGTCTAGCTACGCTGGTACAAAATGTACTCATCAATAATACACTTGGAGTTCTGCTGTGATATAACTCGTAGAGAGTGTAAAATTGGTATAGCAGTTGCACCTTGGATTCAATCAAACAAATGCAGTTCCCCAAAGTAACAGACAATCCTCATCACAAAAATCTACAACATGGTCTTGGGAGTATACCCCCAAGAATGGTATCAGAGCAAAGAGTCCCACTTAAGCCTTCGCTTAAGGCTTGACTGACCTTAATCAGCCATTATATCTTAACATTCACCTGTCTAGTTGGGGAAAAGGAATCCTCACCTGTAAGAATTTTACAAGtttaatgtgaaattaaaaaacaaaacaataacaaaaaaacaaatagaaagaagTCCACTTTCTTTAATGTTgtacaaaaaatatttgtgtagAACCAAAAGTAAACTAAACAATATCACATTTGTTTACAGCACAATCTAGCTTTTCATATTAACTTTACTATTCAGACAATAGAAAGTAGGTGCTAATTTCAGGACTGGGAAAGAGATAACATCAAAAAAACTTCAGGGACGTTTATTCTACACTGTGTATAGCTGTGCTCACAGAGACGGCTTCTCTTACTTCTCTGCTGTGCAGCAACTCAGTTGTATATAAAATTgaacctgaattttaaaaagaacaatatctttattaaaaacaatattatttacattttttctacATTAGATAAATTTATCTGGACATTTAAACTCTCCCTTGATATTTTGGGCATTTTCTACATAGACACCCTTTTCTTCCACTTGTCATATCTTACATTCAATGCTGCTGAAtacttataacttaaaaaaattctaatagtGTAAGTTTGATTATCCACTTTCCTTGAAGTAAACATTTTTATACCTCATTGTATTCTGACCACCCAGCACAATTACTGTTACCTTACAGtgtttaaataaatgagtaacaTGACTCTTTTTTCATATCCCATACTTCAATGTATAACCCATCAACAGACCAAAGCACAGGAACAAAAGATGAAGTCTGACTTCAGTGCCAGAACAGAAAGACCAATTTCACACTTAACACGCTTTCACAGAAGGCCAAGATCACAactgaaattgtttttaaagtaacatttgtTAAGCATTTACCAGGTGCCTGGCATTATTCTGAGCACTTTATTATATGTTATTTCACCTAGTCCTTATAAATCTTTGAAGCTGGGTCTACCACCCcctttacaggtgaagaaatagGTATAATAATTTGTTAGAGACCACACTGCCCGGAAGCAATGATAGTGGAATTCAAATCCACACACAGACTGTAGAATCCATATTATTAACCACTATGTTATTCTGTGAGTCCTATCTGTTACTGACAAGGACCTCAACCAGCAtaagtcaatttaaaaaacaaaacaacacacatttctcATCACTCCAtctgccttaaaaaaataaataaataaactccatGTAAAAATTCAGGACTCAATCCTACATGCCCCAACTTGGACCTGAATAGATTTCCCAATGAGTAATGAGAATACTCATTACGACAAGAGATTCAATTCTCCACAGTTTCATATACATAACTCCCATCACATTTATTATACATTGTCGACTACGATTTTACCATCTCTTCTTTTATGATGATTTCAAACTTACCTGTAGAAAATACCAGatttggaaaagaacagaagcaccAATACCAGAATGTCATGCTGCAACTTAAGGTCTGAGGACACAGTCATCTTTGGCTTAATCTACATAAGACCTAGGGATCCATCTACTGTCTTAGTGTCCTTGAAGACCAAAATTTATGAACTATCCCTCCTCAAGTggcttcaattattttaaatccGCCAGTTTAGATGAAGCAAACACAAAAAGCCCAACTTTCCATACCTGCTCAAAAGCTGGGGGAGACTAGAAATGATGGGTCCATATCCAGGTGCATTGTCATACAGTTCAAATAGCGGTGCAGCTACCAGCTTGTAATTTTTAGGGACTGCAAACAAggctaaaacaaaaacagtgtttactggctaaaacaaaaacagtgtttattggctaaaataaaaacagtattcaTTTTCTATACTTCCTTGTATAATCACTGCTTCTGCTTCACTAGTAATCACCAATTTTACATTTGAGAAActtctgaggaaaaaaataattctcattAACACATTTTGATTGTGTCTTTTAAGAGAAGGTCAGTCACAGCTTTGAAATGGACTCTAAAGAAATCCATGCTGTTAACAACCAAGAGCACCTTATGAGTGCTGGCTctgggagaaaggagaagagactcttgatattctaatttattttgaattccattttaaaagtacCAAAAATCAGAGTAATTAGTTGTTAATGTGCACAACAGAGCTAAAGACTCTAttataaaaaaatcaattcatCTGTCTCCTAAAATTTTATCACAATGTGAAATTAATACCAGCagctaaagttattaaaaatactaTAACCTGATATTTTTGGCTCCAGTTATTTACTCTTCCCCGGTAACATAACTGGCATATCCAAGAAAAACTAGGTAATTGTGGATAAAAATGGTATGTGTTTTTAGTTTTACAATAAATTCCCAAATTCAAGTAACTTGAGGAAAAACCACAAATAGAGGTATCCTTGAAATTACACTATAGAAGTTTTTAGATGGCTGCCTTCAAAAACAAAGTAACTTACCTTTCTCTTGAAGCTGAACCAGAAACAACTTCTTATGTTCCTTAGGTTTTGTAATATGTGCAGGAATATATGGATACTAAAATAATAAGAGAATAATTTGTAGTTGCCAAGCCATCCCTGACACCTCCCATGCCTCCACTGACCAACTTCTCCCATTTCAGACTTTAAGCTCAAGTATCAGGCCTGAAGACCAACTTCTTTATAACCCCAATAGAATTTGAACGTGTACACCATGGCTTCATCTATTTATTACGTGTTTATCCCCTAATACAGTGTAAACTCCCTGAAGAAGAACCCTTTCTAGTTTTCCCTTTACCTAACAGATCTGGTACCTAACAGATGAACTAataaatatatgctttaataaatataaaatatcaagcaGTAAATGATTCAGTCACAGAAACAATTATAGGTTGACAAGTTTAAACACAATGAAGTCTgacataaataattataataaaagttgtcttttaaaaacatatcattACAAATTTAAATTTGCTAGAATCCTGATGCAGACCATGTTtactaaataaaaagtttaaatacaaTAAGGTGCTCGACAGGAAATTTCTCCCCACAATTGCCACACACCCCACATGTGACAATgctgcaagaacactggatgagCGGTCTCTGTCAGCTGAACAAAGTCAAATTGTttgtgaaaatggagaaaatattttgaagaatgcaaaggaaaaagagaagtacAGAGGGAAGGTTGCTACCTGAGAATGAAGAATTTTACACAAAGAATTCTAAAAGCCTAAGATAagctttcttctgctgctgctgtgcacACATAATGAaacctctcctgcatctccccaTAATATATTCAGAGAAGCCTACTTTCCTTTTTGAAGTATTTGAGGGCAGGGGAATTTAAAAAGTGCTAAAAACAGGCATAATGGGAAAGGAGGATAAAAACAGAGGCTGCCTAAAGGAGGTTATCAGCATTCCCATTTCTGTAAGAAACTTGTGCAGAGACTAAGTATCCTTCCCAGAATGATACAGTTAAGCAATGATGCCAGGATTCAGTTGagtctgtccaactcttaccTAACTGGAAAAGCCTATTCCCACTGTGCCATCCCAATGGGACCTAAACAGTCCTCCGACTACAGTAATCCCTAGGGTATAATGAATCAAGACAGCTAGCTGTCTCAGGCTTTGGAGGTACCATACATGATCATGAAAACCATGCACACTGGCATCAGAGAGATCCAATGAGGAGAGCGTGCTTCAAAACAACAAAAGGGTGGACAGCAGGGATGGAGCAGTCAAAAGGAATAGGACTGCTGAAGTATGACCATGAGCTAATTGGTGGGGGTGAGTGACAGCTAATGGGATTTGTTCACTTTTACTATGCTATTTTGGtacatatttgaaattttcctttaaaagaaaaaatgcttggcttttattttttaatttaaattaatgagagaaaaaaggaaatctcaAGTCAAATTCTCTTACAAACTTTCTAAATGGCTAGAATTAAATCAGTTTCCTACTTCCCCAAATGTCCAGCAAATATAACTGAACACTGACCTGAGGAGGCTCAAAATTTGGTCTCCACCAGTTGCCAATGCAGTCATCGATAACCCAGTCTTGCAGGACTCCATCTTGACGACCCAATATCTGTCAAAAAGAAATGTCAGAGCCGGTAAACTAAATATACATACCAATGAATATCCTTCTTCAGTGAAGAAGGTATTTTTCACAGCACTCCTAATAGAGATGAATAGCTAATATGCTCCCATATAAATTTCCTTTCTACAATTTATCTGTGTCATTCTGCCCAAGACATAAACTATTAGTTCAAAACTGGCAAGCTAGCATCAACATAATGATGGAGGACCAACCCATCTGTTCTATGCCTTGGCACTGAAAATCAAAGATTAACTACCTATATCAACCAACGGCATAGAACAGTTTTCTAGAATCAACTATAGCTTTTTTAAACCACCCACCTAACCAAGCTATAGAAATAAGTAtgcaaaattcagttttcatttccataAATCTGTATAAGATTAAACGTAACTTAATCAGAGTTATGCTCTACACATTTTAATTGGCCAAAAATGGTTTTACAAAGTTCATGATGAGAAAAAGCAGTTAACTGTCCCATTTTACCATTCCCACTGGCTACAACTTTCAACTCTTAGCCATTTCCCCCCCTGATATTTGCCTCGTTTTTAAAAGCattcttcttgtttttaaataagctgtttatctcagttttaggtttacagaaaagttgaagcCTAGAACTAAGGAAGCCCTAGAACTCCAGCTGTGAATCAGAGCTGAGAGCATCTACAGATTGAAGAGACTTCCCAAATGTCCCACAGCCAGTTTTCCTACTATTAATATCTTACATTAAGATAGCGTATTTGTCACAACCAAGGAACCAACACTGATAACCTTATTATTAACCGAAGTGCATATTTTCATCAGATAACCTTCATTTTTACCTAATGTCTTTTTTTCAGTTCCAGAATCCCACCCAGGATATTACACTATATTTGCATTTCTCCTCAGGCTTCTCTAAGactgacagtttctcagactttccttatttttgatAACCTTCACAGTTTCGAGGAGTAGGAGTTAGGTATTTTGTTTTCTAGAATGCCCCCTATTAGACCGAGATTTCAGATTTCAGGGAATTGGGGAAGGAAAATCACAGAGGTAAAGTTTCATTCTCATCACATCATTGCAAGGGGGTACATTCCATTAACATGATTTATCATTGATATTAAATATtaaccttgatcacctggctgaggtaGTATCTGTCAAGCTCTCTACTATACTTTTTAAtagttacatttttaatattcttttatgaCCATTTCTtgattgcttttcatttttaaaaacctttaaaaaaatttaacaccCTCTACTGTGGAACAAGAATTTAGATCTTAAAACCATATTCCTCACTCATACTTTCTCTTCTACCATGCTCCCATTGTCGGTATTTAAATCAACATTCAGTATTTAATATGACTTGGTGAATCAGCAGAGCATTTATTAAACTATAATTACACACCCCTATTTGAACAACTATCCTTTCCTTCAGAGACAATACTCATTTCATTCACTATCACTAATTCATTCCCCACATTCTCCACAAGTTTAAATTTCTTCTCAATTCAAATATTATTCTATTTTCCTAAGAGACATTTTTCTATCATCCTGCTTCAATCTGTAGTTGCTCTCAGCCCTGATTCACAGCTGgaattctagggcttcccttgttttctctcctGTGTTATTAGATCCTCTCTATATTCTTAACCctgtcccttctttctttcttcattctttcatttagtgGTGAATATCCTCCATCCACTAGCTTCCTAAAAAAAGGTATAAAAGACATCACCTTTATAGAAACTCTGCTGGGCTGGAAATAACTTTATCTGCACACTTGACTTATAGTTTGATTAGATAAAAAAGTCTCAGATGGACACTACGTACTTTCAGATTTATGAAGGTATGCTCCATGACTTAACTTCTGGTATTGTTTCTGGGAGGCTGATGCCATTTCTGACTTTAATGTTTTTGCATTTAACCCAGGTCTACCCATTCCTTGTCCCCAACTTTGGAAACTTTCAGGATTTTTCTCTTTACCCTTTTTCTAGAGAGAAGGCCAGTAGGTCTTTTCAATCTGAAAACTAATGATTAGGTTTGGGAAACTTTCTTGAATTATTGTTTTGCTAAttccttttcctctgttttatttatccaggttagattttattttttaattgaattatagttgcttaacaatgtttcaggtgtacagcaacatgattcagttatacatatacatatatatatagcctttttcagattcttttccattataggttattacaagatactgaatatagctttctgtgctatacagtaggtccttattgtttctaCAGTTTATACTGATCCTTTTCTCTTACCTATGTTCTTTTTGTTCTACTTTCTGAGAGATTTCAACtcaattttttaacttattactCAATTTTTaattctgcctttaaaaaaaaattactcatgaGTCCTTTTTTGTTGGCTATATAGTCTTTTCTAATGGCACACTGTTCTACAGATACAATGTCTCCTTTTATCATATCAATAATACTAATTATAATTCTACTGATAACTGAATTTTCTGTTTCTGCTAAGTTCCCTTTGCTTCTTTTGCTCTTTCCTGTTTAGAAGTTTCCCCAAAAGCCTGGTGATACTGGATACCTGCTCGCAATTAAGGGTAAAATAAGCTGCCTAACTGACAACTCTGTGTACATGAGTGACAAGGCTACCCTAGTTCTTTGGGGAGATTCCCAAATATTATCTATCATCAaagtattctttggaactctccattttCTCCAGGGCGGTGGGGAAACCCTCTAATTTTCAACCTGGGGTATATAAACTAGCTGTTAACACTATCAGCCTAGTAGAAGTCTCACTATCCAGGCTGTAACTTCACTTATTCTCCCCACCTCCTTAACTTTTTCATTGCTTAGTGTTTTCCAATTCAATCTCTACCAAGAATTAATCAGCAGCAGTCTTTGCCTAAAAGTAAAGTAGGGAAGATGATCTAGGTACATCAATAATCCTATGCAGACTGCCAGTCAATTCAGCTTTCAGTCCATGCACACCCCCTCTTTCACAAGTACCCCCAATTCCTAAGCTTTTCTGATGTTCTAGAGTGCTGGGTCCTTGACTGCCCTTCTGGGAGACTGAGGTTTTGGCTAAGTCGATTATGATTCGCTCATCTGCCTTCTACCTTCAAACACTTTTTCCTTGTTACCGTCTCATTTTACAATCCATCAACCTACTGGACTTTTATCTTTCTAAAACCCCTTTAATGTTTTTTTTGGTGGAGTTATAAGAAAAAGCTTAGGTAAGCAGGTAGGTTCAATCTACCGTATATAAATGAAAGTTCAAACACAGCACAAAATTTAAGACTAACACTGCATTTTAGAAATACTAAAAAACAAGTCAAAGTGGAAGAAATACAGGTTTTAGTTTTGTCTCCTTTCTGTATTTGCCAAGGATTTTGCACAGAATATGTACTAGTTTTGTAACTAAGGGGGGTTGCATGctaagaaagaaaactatttatTAATGAAACAGCCTACAATCTCAAAAACCTCCGGCATCTATATGCATCTAGCCCCAAGTCTTTAGAGACAGACATTAGAACAGCTTCTAAAAAGTAGCACAACCTGGGCAAAGCCTAAAAGGTATgtgcaaaaatgaaaataggtATGTAACAGGAATCATTCTCCTGTCAAAATTCCAACACCTACTCTGGAATAAAATTACCTGCATTCAAATCTCCAACTTCACCACACACTAGCTGTAAAATATCAAGGAAGCTACTTGCACTTTCTGTGCCCTAATTTATCAGTAAAACAGGATTAACAGCACCCACTTCCTAATGCTATTATGATGTTTAAACAAATTAttgcatgtaaagcacttagaacactgCTTAGCAATcaatactcagtaaatgttgttTTATTAACCATTATTGCTACATCAACTATTTCAATGGAAAATAATGCTATGACAAAGTATAAGTTCAacttacagaaaataaacattgTACTAACACTCtaagatttatgttttatttacagaaaactaaatatttaaaataaactcatCCTTTTCAAGGCATAAAAAAATCTGACTATGCATTAAGTTGACGGTATTTAGATGAGCATTAATGAAATCATCAAAGTGGTTAAACAGAAAAATACCTCTGTCATTAAGCGTTTTAGTCcttcaacttcatcttctccTGGATTAAGCTCACCACCAGGTCTGTATAAAGGTTAAAATTTCAGCTTTCAACTTGTATTAACAATTTTGGTTAACAGGAAAAACACAATAATTACTACTTCTATCAAGTAACTTCGTAACACATTTCGGTGTCACGTAAGGCAATTAAAGCAAACAAATGTCAAATGGAGGGGGAAGAATGTGCTAGAAAAcggaattcatgtccattcacgAGATTCACAGTACACAAACCCTAGTCTTAAAATATGTACCACAACATAAACATCACA
Encoded here:
- the NUDT21 gene encoding cleavage and polyadenylation specificity factor subunit 5 is translated as MSVVPPNRSQTGWPRGVTQFGNKYIQQTKPLTLERTINLYPLTNYTFGTKEPLYEKDSSVAARFQRMREEFDKIGMRRTVEGVLIVHEHRLPHVLLLQLGTTFFKLPGGELNPGEDEVEGLKRLMTEILGRQDGVLQDWVIDDCIGNWWRPNFEPPQYPYIPAHITKPKEHKKLFLVQLQEKALFAVPKNYKLVAAPLFELYDNAPGYGPIISSLPQLLSRFNFIYN